The following proteins are co-located in the Noviherbaspirillum sp. UKPF54 genome:
- a CDS encoding AMP nucleosidase: MLTPNFIAPARFDDPAAALKQVHAIYDCSINHLRDCLQRFVNGEDLPGRVRACYPFVRVHTDTVARADSRLSYGFVAGPGTYETTITRPDLFSNYYLEQFRLLLKNHGYHQQVQLEIGTSSQPIPIHFSFAEHDHIEGSMSAERRLAMRDLFDLPDLAAMDDGIANGTHEAPPGEARPLSLFTAPRVDYSLQRLRHYTGTAPEHFQNFVLFTNYQFYIDEFVRLGHEIMNRVPDPEAPEDEDHYIAFIEPGNVITRRIGQSVQPGDDLGVRPPRQPQMPGYHLIRADGSGITMVNIGVGPANAKTITDHIAVLRPHAWLMLGHCAGLRNTQQLGDYVLAHGYVREDHVLDEDLPLWVPIPPLAEVQLALEAAVAEVTQLTGFELKRVMRTGTVASTDNRNWELLPHRTPERRFSQSRAIALDMESATIAANGFRFRVPYGTLLCVSDKPLHGEIKLPGMANHFYRERVDQHLRIGIRAVELLRRQGVDKLHSRKLRSFAEVAFQ; the protein is encoded by the coding sequence TTGCTGACGCCTAATTTCATCGCGCCCGCGCGCTTCGACGACCCGGCCGCCGCGCTCAAGCAAGTGCATGCCATCTACGATTGCAGCATCAACCACCTGCGCGACTGCCTGCAACGCTTCGTCAACGGCGAAGACTTGCCGGGCCGCGTGCGCGCCTGCTATCCGTTCGTGCGCGTGCACACCGACACCGTCGCCCGCGCCGACTCCCGGCTGTCCTACGGCTTCGTCGCCGGCCCGGGCACCTACGAGACCACCATCACGCGGCCCGACCTGTTCTCCAACTACTACCTGGAGCAGTTCCGCCTGCTGCTCAAGAACCACGGCTATCACCAGCAGGTGCAACTCGAAATCGGCACCAGCTCGCAGCCGATCCCGATCCATTTCTCGTTTGCCGAGCACGACCATATCGAAGGCAGCATGAGCGCCGAGCGGCGCCTGGCCATGCGCGACCTGTTCGACCTGCCGGACCTGGCGGCGATGGACGACGGCATCGCCAACGGCACCCACGAGGCGCCGCCGGGCGAGGCGCGGCCGTTGTCGCTGTTTACCGCGCCGCGCGTGGACTACTCTTTGCAGCGGCTGCGCCACTACACCGGCACCGCGCCGGAGCATTTCCAGAACTTCGTGCTGTTCACCAACTACCAGTTCTACATCGACGAGTTCGTGCGCCTCGGCCATGAAATCATGAACCGCGTGCCGGACCCCGAGGCGCCCGAGGACGAAGACCACTACATTGCCTTCATCGAGCCGGGCAACGTCATCACGCGCCGCATCGGCCAGAGCGTGCAGCCGGGCGACGACCTCGGCGTGCGCCCGCCGCGCCAGCCGCAAATGCCGGGCTACCACCTGATCCGCGCCGACGGCAGCGGCATCACCATGGTCAACATCGGCGTGGGGCCGGCCAACGCCAAGACCATCACCGACCACATCGCGGTGCTGCGCCCGCACGCCTGGCTCATGCTCGGGCACTGCGCCGGCCTGCGCAACACCCAGCAGCTGGGCGACTACGTGCTGGCGCACGGCTATGTGCGCGAAGACCACGTGCTCGACGAAGACTTGCCCCTGTGGGTGCCGATCCCGCCGCTGGCCGAGGTGCAGCTGGCGCTGGAAGCGGCGGTGGCCGAGGTCACGCAGCTGACCGGCTTCGAGCTGAAGCGGGTAATGCGTACCGGCACGGTGGCGTCCACCGATAACCGCAACTGGGAGCTGCTGCCGCACCGCACGCCGGAGCGCCGCTTCAGCCAGAGCCGGGCGATCGCGCTGGACATGGAGAGCGCCACCATCGCCGCCAACGGCTTCCGCTTCCGGGTGCCGTACGGAACGCTGCTGTGCGTCTCCGACAAGCCGCTGCACGGCGAGATCAAGCTGCCCGGCATGGCCAACCATTTCTATCGCGAGCGCGTCGACCAGCACCTGCGCATCGGCATTCGCGCCGTGGAGCTGTTGCGCCGCCAAGGCGTCGACAAGCTGCACAGCCGGAAATTGCGCAGCTTCGCCGAGGTCGCTTTCCAATAG